The DNA segment aaaaaaaaaatttaatttccaaagttatagttgtttgtgttgacaactgttgttccaaaaaaaaggtacttgcggtgacaaccataagtccttggagattcatctaaaatcaatcggacaaaaaaattagttttataaatagataagctcgggcctgatcgaaggattttttttttttcaaaaattaacaaaatggcgacCTCAGGaagttttgggaaaaaatcaacagttaattggtcttaaaaaatcgaaattaaaaaaaaaaaaatccttcgatcaggtacgagtttattatgtattttaaaagctgtataagtttcattaaaatctactgagcggtttccgagttacagttgtcaccagttcaaaaaacatagttttgagaaaacgcgtttaaagttccacactagcgctttgaaatgcccgagctctctttgttatttgtcgaataactcaaaagctaattatcggatcaacgtgaaatttcagagaatatttttaagatattacacttaacgaaaatgcaaaaaaaaaaaataattttttgaaaattctgactacccctaacccatTAAACTGTTTGTTTAAGTGGGACAATGTTTTTTAGAAAAGGTCAACTAGGGAAATAGCGAACACGCTAATATAAGgaataaaaaacacaattatctagtttttatttttttctcacaaGTAATTCTTTGTAGtttatttagcaaaaaaatacaaagcaaacggattaacttaaagataagaaattttaattaaaaaaaaaaaacataaccaatcagttagtatatatgtatgtataagtatatgtgtgGTTGTTGATATTCAATTTAAGGCAACAAATTTGTTTCATGAAATAGCCGCTgcttaaattaaagaaatataaactatttatgtatgtatgtatgtatgtgtaaaacaCTGTGTACAACCACTTTTGGCATactaagaatatatgtatgtttgtatgtatgtagttaacaCATCAAGTTGCAGCAGTATaacaaaatacttattttcTATAGCTTCTACAAATATATACTTTCCCTAgatcaaatacaaaaaagtatatatttctttaagcaataacattattttaaatatacatagttACAGTAAATCAATTGGAGGCGAACACAGCTTGCTTTTGCgcaattcttttaatatttctttctaagctgtttgttgttatttttgcggGAAGTCATAATTGTTGTTGACACGTGACCGCCCGCACTAAGTATTTGtctaatgaaattaaaatgtatttacttACAATTAAATAGAATACAAACAGGTAGATagaaattgttttaaagaaatttaaagagtgcatattttttgtttacaactaATATCAGGGTTATATATCAACAGTTTAATTTCTCTTCGTTTCATGACATACATTTGTACGTTTGTGTAAATAGTTTGAGTGTTGACTATTTTGTTggttatttacttttgtttttatttttgttttgtttttgcatttatttagttggttttatttgtttgtttttgttcacgtttacaaatgtacaaaatttacaaataaataagtattcTGTAATTGTAACGGTAAAAACTCACACTTttttatatctgtatatatgtcaGCTTTAACTATGGTCTTCTGCATATGCGTTAAATTCATTATGTTGtctattcatacatatacaatagCTATGTAACTTATTGTTTATTACGGTTTTTTTCTCTCATTTCGTATATTTTAAGTAGTTCAACTTATTTGCAATAAATGACTGTGGCTTCTATTATCACATTGCTTATTAGCCAACAATGCACGCTGAGAAATGGCCTTTATGCCACAAACGTTTGCTGTTTATGCGCCAACATAATTTGATCTTAAGTTTAGCAATATTCAAAACTTTATACATTCAGTTCAATAATAATGTGTGCAGTGCTTGTTTACACTACTTTTCTTCACATGTCATTGCAGCTAATAGGTAATCATCAGTACTATGCTGAATTATATATTATTCAAGCACGGATATTTCCAATTATATTATTATGCATTTagcaattcataaaaaaaatatacgttATACAaactaaacttaatttaaaaaagtatatttaatagaaaaataaaaaagataggATCCTGTgttgcatacttacatatgtataacggtATTTAAATTTGGAATTGTTATAGCATACaacaaattatgtatatataaacgtaAATACGAAAACAACTACATACGCCACACAATTGCGTAAGTCAGCATTTTATACATAGCAGTTGACCACAACTGATTGCGTTTGCTTGCCATTGCCGACGTCATGCTTTGTGGGCATTCGCCCCACCACTTCCTTTATTAGCGCTCATTTTCGCTTTAACTTTCTGCAATAGCGCCTCAAAGGAATCCTCCTCTTTGGGTGGCGCTTCCACTTTCGGAAATACAATCGAATGATATGTATTAATGCCGGCGTTATCTGTTAAATTACATGAAGCGTTAAagcaaaattcttaaaaaacatTGAAGTAGCAACAATTTACCTAAATCAGCGTATGAAGAGCGGCAAAAGGCGCGCCTGCCGCCGAAACTAATGTCGTACATGTTGATTGTGGAATCACGTGCACTGCTGTCTATAACGGTGAACGCGTCTTGTGAACGCTCGTATGTTACAAAACCGTATTTCATGCTGCAAAAAATTATGTGGTTAattgaaaagtatttatttcGAAGTTCGAGTTGACAATTTAGCAGCTAGAATTACTTACCCCGTGTCTTTGTAGTGTATCGAAATTTGCTTGATAGTGCCATAAGGTAAGAATTTGCGACGCAGCATCTCCTTGGTGGTTTCCTCTTCAATACGCCCCACATAAACTATGCGGCGCTCTTCAACAGCTGCAGCAATGAGAAtataacataaattaatttacatatatagaagaaaaagttaaataaaacgagaaataaattttacttcggCAGCACCGGAGCTACAATACCATTTACAGTTTCATTTCTTAAAGCATAACAGGTTATAAAGATATCTTAATCTTGATAGTTCAGTTGGTATTGCAACCATATGCTATAACCGTTCCATGAAACCAATATGTTCGAATGTTATAGCACTGTCTTGGTTActgtcaaatacaaaatttcccataaaagaacttaattaTGATCatacagtttttatggcagctatatgctttagtggtaCGATATCGTTGGTTCCAACAAACGAGCAGTTTCTTAGTGAGAAAAGGATGTGTGACAATTTTCAGAAcgatgtctcaaaaactgaggggccAGTTcccatatatacagacagacagacgacagacgggcatggctaaatagACTCAGCTCAGTCACACTGATTACACTCAGACACATATAGTAAGcaaacttcttggcaaacttaaaataccctgttcagggtaaaaaaaaaatagttaccTGGTTGTGAGACATTATTACCGGGGAAATTCTTGTTTCCACCCGGCTTTCTAAAGCGACTGCTGGCAACTGAAATTGAACGCGAGCGTGAACGTGATCTGGAATATGAGCGCCGATAATATGGGCTGCGACTGCGGCTGCGATTTCGACTGCGATCAGACCTATCTGACGAAGATTGTGATGAGGATGCCGATGAATTGCGTGCATACTTTTTTGTACGCTTCTTGTAGCTGGTACGCGGCTGGCGTTGTGTATTGCGCGACATACGTCCCGACTCAGAATAGGAAGAACTTATGGAACTACGATGCCGACGACTACTTCGCGACGAATAACCACCGGCAATGTCAGACTGACGTGTATTGACGCTACGTTCCGTTGACGATGCAAAACTTTCCATCGAACGACTACGCGACCGATTAATTGAACTACGACTGCGATTACGATGGCGATTATACGAGCGATCGCACGAAGCATCACTATCGGTATCTTCTCCGATGGCTTTGCCACCGCTATGCTTACGATAACTTCGTTCAGCACGCGGCTTGCGCGGTATTGGCGGCAGACACGTAAAACCTGGTTGCGGATCTGTCTGTATGCCCATAGTGACCATGCGCGGTCGTATTCTATCCTTGCGCAAATGCATAATAACCTTATCTTCGCCATGTTGTTCGGCTTCTTTCTGTGTTTTCTGGGAAACCGGTGTTGTGACACCATTCGTCAAATTGGACTTTTCCGGTCCCACAACCTTTTGTACAACAACATCCTGTATGCTGGCAATCAAAGAGCTACTAGAAGGCAGCCCATTATGCATGCTATACAGCAATGCAGATGATTTCAAAAGTGAGCGCTCGCAAGTATTAATTGGTAGCATGTTCAGCGGTGGTATACTGATATCAGTGTTATTGCCAGCAGATACAATAATCACTTCCTCATAGTCGGGGTGTAGTTTTGAGCCCGTAGAAGTTTGATTATGCCGGTCTTTGCCGCCACAGTAGGTGTCCTTAACAATGTCCTTGAGTGGTGGTAATTTTGTGACACGCGGTACTTTTGCCGATATTGTGGAAtctataattttcaattgctGTGCTCGTTTCAATTCTTGCATGCGTAATACCTTATTTTTAGCCTCGGTTATAGGATCAATAGGTTGTTTTTGATTATTCTGATTTCTAAGTGTTTTCACGACGGTGGTTACTTCCTGACTATGTTTCACTTGTATGCTCGATGCACTGGAGGCATTAGCAGCATCAGTATCAATTGACATCAAATTGCTTTCTGTCTGGCGAGATATATTTTTGTCTCCACGTCGTCGCTTATATTCTTCTAAATTCAATTTACGTTTGACTGCCAACTTGGTACGTTCTACAGCTTCTACTTTTGCACTTTCTTTGGGCATGACTTGCTTTTCTTGTACAATAGGCTTCATCACCTTTGGTTTTTCCACAATTGTTTCTGTAGTTTTATTATCTTCTGGTTTGCTATCATTTGCTGAGAAAGTTTGTGAAAGcaaagccaagtttttgccACCTTGCCCCACACCCACACGGCAGGTGAGTGAACCAGCCTTGGACGAATTGCCTGTTGTGGCCTCTGACCCTTTCTTAGCAGCGGACTTGCCTACGCTCTGTTTTGAAGTTGACTTATTTTTAATTGCGCCAGATTTGCCTTTAAGAATGTCACATTGACGCTTGTTTGGCACTATTGTGAAGTTGCGTGTATTTGGCGGATTATTTGAAGCTTGACTTGGAGCAATTATTGTGGTAGTTGGTCGAGCTTTTgtctaaaaaattgtaattttgattagtaaatatcaaaaaaaaaatattactgaagCATTTACCTCTTTTGGTAcattttcctgtttttttgtgatttttggaCTCCAGGACGGATCCTTCTTTACATTATCCTCATATGTGATATCATTTAAACCATTCTCTTCAGTTGCAACAGCACTTCCAGGAGTCATTTTCCACAAAGATTTATCCATATCTACATCTACAGTCTCAATATCGACAATGACATCCGATTCCGCATCGGAATCTGAGTCGATATTAGTTTTTACAGGTATTGCTGCTAAGCGTTTTGTTGGCTCAGCTGTATTAGTTTGTGTTacattattaataatttgtgtATTCACTTTTGGTACAGTTAATGTTAAATCGTCATTGGTTATAAATTCCGctaaatcgaaattattaacaTCTACATCGGAGCCAATAGTGTTCGTGCTCATGGTACGATTTTTATTGCCCGCTGCAATATCTTCTAAGGGCAACTGAAACCCTGAGTCTAAATCTATGCCATCAGCAGCTAATAGACCTACACTTAAGTCTGGAATTTCATCTACACCTAATAGTAGTGCGTCAGGTTTCTTGTCCTCGTTTATATCAGCAAGCTGATTATTTATCACGTCTCTCGCAACGTCTTCCTCATCTGAACTATCATCATAGTCGCTTGTATGTGATTCATAGTCACCAATCGATGAACTGTCAGTGCGCGTACGAAAGGTAGCTTCACTGTATTGACTTTGATTGTCTTCGAAATCTGCATAATTCAAAATGAGATTTTTGTCTTCATTGCTTGACAAATCATTATTGTCGTTTGAATCCTCTGAATCCGAGTCTAATGAATTTGGATCCACAGTAATGATTTCGATACCGCCGTCTGCGGGCAATTGATGCTGCGCAAAATCATCATAAATCAGCTGAAAGTTCGCACACAACAAATTTATACAATATAACTTAGTCCctgttttgattttgttgtcTGTGCACCTACCAATTCTTTATTTTGGAAATTCGTAGCTACATCTATTTTATTTGCTATCCGAAAATTGTCTTCTGTTGCGAGCATAGCGTTATTGTAAATGTCGGCATCGTGCTCAGCATCTGCAGGTATGGGCAAAATGCCATTCAATGTCTCCGTAAGTTGTCCCATTGTGCTGAATAAAATCAAGTTAaattagtttatatatttacaatatatatttttttatacttactCGCTTTCACTCGACCAAAAATCTGTATTAAGTTGTGTGTAACTGCCGTCGAACGGATCATCGTGAAACACGTTCAAAAGCCGTGAATCCATTTTGTGGCAAATTGTAATTG comes from the Bactrocera neohumeralis isolate Rockhampton chromosome 2, APGP_CSIRO_Bneo_wtdbg2-racon-allhic-juicebox.fasta_v2, whole genome shotgun sequence genome and includes:
- the LOC126760293 gene encoding uncharacterized protein LOC126760293; this translates as MDSRLLNVFHDDPFDGSYTQLNTDFWSSESDTMGQLTETLNGILPIPADAEHDADIYNNAMLATEDNFRIANKIDVATNFQNKELLIYDDFAQHQLPADGGIEIITVDPNSLDSDSEDSNDNNDLSSNEDKNLILNYADFEDNQSQYSEATFRTRTDSSSIGDYESHTSDYDDSSDEEDVARDVINNQLADINEDKKPDALLLGVDEIPDLSVGLLAADGIDLDSGFQLPLEDIAAGNKNRTMSTNTIGSDVDVNNFDLAEFITNDDLTLTVPKVNTQIINNVTQTNTAEPTKRLAAIPVKTNIDSDSDAESDVIVDIETVDVDMDKSLWKMTPGSAVATEENGLNDITYEDNVKKDPSWSPKITKKQENVPKETKARPTTTIIAPSQASNNPPNTRNFTIVPNKRQCDILKGKSGAIKNKSTSKQSVGKSAAKKGSEATTGNSSKAGSLTCRVGVGQGGKNLALLSQTFSANDSKPEDNKTTETIVEKPKVMKPIVQEKQVMPKESAKVEAVERTKLAVKRKLNLEEYKRRRGDKNISRQTESNLMSIDTDAANASSASSIQVKHSQEVTTVVKTLRNQNNQKQPIDPITEAKNKVLRMQELKRAQQLKIIDSTISAKVPRVTKLPPLKDIVKDTYCGGKDRHNQTSTGSKLHPDYEEVIIVSAGNNTDISIPPLNMLPINTCERSLLKSSALLYSMHNGLPSSSSLIASIQDVVVQKVVGPEKSNLTNGVTTPVSQKTQKEAEQHGEDKVIMHLRKDRIRPRMVTMGIQTDPQPGFTCLPPIPRKPRAERSYRKHSGGKAIGEDTDSDASCDRSYNRHRNRSRSSINRSRSRSMESFASSTERSVNTRQSDIAGGYSSRSSRRHRSSISSSYSESGRMSRNTQRQPRTSYKKRTKKYARNSSASSSQSSSDRSDRSRNRSRSRSPYYRRSYSRSRSRSRSISVASSRFRKPGGNKNFPGNNVSQPAVEERRIVYVGRIEEETTKEMLRRKFLPYGTIKQISIHYKDTGMKYGFVTYERSQDAFTVIDSSARDSTINMYDISFGGRRAFCRSSYADLDNAGINTYHSIVFPKVEAPPKEEDSFEALLQKVKAKMSANKGSGGANAHKA